The proteins below are encoded in one region of Chrysemys picta bellii isolate R12L10 chromosome 4, ASM1138683v2, whole genome shotgun sequence:
- the MED20 gene encoding mediator of RNA polymerase II transcription subunit 20 isoform X1: MGVTCVSQMPVAEGKSVQQTVEILTRKLELLGAEKQGTFCVDCETYHTAASTMGNQGQAGKLMYVMHNSEYPLSCFALFENGPCLIADANFDVLMVKLKGFFQNAKANKIESRGTRYQYCDFLVKVGTVTMGPSARGISVEVEYCPCVVANDCWNLLMEFMQSFMGNHTPGNPSVFGNKHDNIYSPGDTMAQYMELFNKIRKQQQVPVAGIR, encoded by the exons ATGGGAGTCACCTG TGTGTCTCAGATGCCCGTGGCAGAGGGGAAGAGCGTCCAGCAAACAGTTGAAATCCTAACAAGGAAactggagctgctgggagcagagaaaCAAGGAACATTTTGTGTGGACTGTGAGACCTACCACACCGCTGCCTCCACCATGGGCAACCAAG GGCAGGCTGGCAAGCTGATGTACGTGATGCATAACTCTGAATATCCCCTCAGCTGTTTCGCTCTCTTTGAAAACGGCCCCTGCCTCATAGCAGATGCCAACTTTGATGTCCTGATGGTGAAACTGAAAGGCTTTTTCCAAAACGCCAAGGCAAACAAGATAGAGAGCCGGGGTACGCGGTACCAGTACTGTGACTTCTTGGTGAAGGTTGGCACTGTTACCATGGGGCCCAGTGCCCGGGGAATATCTGTGGAG GTGGAATACTGCCCATGTGTGGTAGCCAACGACTGCTGGAACCTGCTCATGGAGTTCATGCAAAGCTTCATGGGGAATCACACTCCTGGAAACCCATCCGTGTTTGGCAACAAGCACGACAACATCTACAGCCCAGGTGACACAATGGCTCAGTACATGGAACTGTTCAACAAGATCCGCAAACAGCAGCAGGTGCCTGTAGCTGGGATCAGATGA
- the MED20 gene encoding mediator of RNA polymerase II transcription subunit 20 isoform X2, whose protein sequence is MYVMHNSEYPLSCFALFENGPCLIADANFDVLMVKLKGFFQNAKANKIESRGTRYQYCDFLVKVGTVTMGPSARGISVEVEYCPCVVANDCWNLLMEFMQSFMGNHTPGNPSVFGNKHDNIYSPGDTMAQYMELFNKIRKQQQVPVAGIR, encoded by the exons ATGTACGTGATGCATAACTCTGAATATCCCCTCAGCTGTTTCGCTCTCTTTGAAAACGGCCCCTGCCTCATAGCAGATGCCAACTTTGATGTCCTGATGGTGAAACTGAAAGGCTTTTTCCAAAACGCCAAGGCAAACAAGATAGAGAGCCGGGGTACGCGGTACCAGTACTGTGACTTCTTGGTGAAGGTTGGCACTGTTACCATGGGGCCCAGTGCCCGGGGAATATCTGTGGAG GTGGAATACTGCCCATGTGTGGTAGCCAACGACTGCTGGAACCTGCTCATGGAGTTCATGCAAAGCTTCATGGGGAATCACACTCCTGGAAACCCATCCGTGTTTGGCAACAAGCACGACAACATCTACAGCCCAGGTGACACAATGGCTCAGTACATGGAACTGTTCAACAAGATCCGCAAACAGCAGCAGGTGCCTGTAGCTGGGATCAGATGA